The genomic stretch AGTTCATACAAAAACTTAAATATATACTATCGTTCTTACCTTAATTACCATATCTTATTATAAAAATCATCACGTGCGTGAGGCATAATAGACATAATAGGCTAGGGAGAGACATTGTCTCCTTCAAAAAAAAACACACTTGCCAATTTTTTATTCTGCCACCTCAATTCTATACATGTAGAATACAACCCCTCTTCTACGTTGGAGAATTGGCCTTTTTGGTCCCTCATTAAAAGGTTATAGCCTGTGTATGCACAACAGCCACATAAGAACTTGCCTACTAACGTTAGGCTTAGCTTGCTGATGCAGAAGGCTGATTAGAGGTGAGAAAACGAGGAATGATGGGAGAAGCGAGGAAGAAAACAGTTTTTGCTCGTGGAGAAAAATGATCGCTGATTAGAGGTGTTCTTCCTTAATAATGGTGGTGGCCCAGAACTCATGGCTCATTCATGACTTTGTTGTCCCTTTCTGTTTGCCCATCCATCTGTTTGGGCGATAGTTAGGTCACTACTCACTAGCTAGGTGTGTCTATATATTTGATAGTTGCTCATTTGCTGTATTTGGCTTTTAATTAATAGGTGGTTATTTTAAagaagattttataattattattatcgtgtaaagatattttatttttatcattggATAATAAATTGTGAGACTTGATTTTTATGTtatgaaaatttgattttgtttttatgtTAGTTGTCGAAAACCTAACACAACCCTCGTTATTTATCTAGGCTTGGAATTTGTTATGTACTTCAAGTGTAACATAGACGAAGttaagaattaatttttatatgttataaaaatattacCTTTATTAAAAATGTGGCAAAACAAATAAATCACACTATTAAATAAAgatcatcataaaaaaatatttttgacatCTTTATTGAAAtagttacaaaaaatatatttctacGCTAAAACTAgtttttaagattaattattatatatatttatatataaatatatattatttaatttatttttaatatatattttatattttaatatatattttatcaaCTATATATAGAAttagttattagtataaaataaatattaaaatataaatacattttaaaaataaattaaatcacatatgtatttatacacaaatatattagtaattaattttagtgtataaataatatttttaaaggtataaaattcaaaaatattattcatacacaaaaattaataatcattaatatatttatatataaatacatgtataatttaatttattgttaatgtatattttatattaacgaTTGATTTTGCGCATTACATACTATTTATACTATAAATAGTGTGTGTTAATGTCGCCACTATTCTTCGCCTCTACCAAACAGAGAGACTTGGAAGAATCAAGGGAAAGAAGGTGCCAATGGCATTGACTCCACCACCTCATACAACAACAGAAGAGGAACAAGAacacaataacaataatgggtGCCACATGAACCTCGCTATCTCCCCTAACTGCACCGGGGAGCCACTAGCAAATTTGAGTGCCGTCATTAATCACTATCTCCACACTCTAAATCACTTCAACTTGCGCAACTTGGGTAAcctttaattttgattttaattcttaattatatatcaataaagaaaaaatggtTATTATGGTAACTACCACTTTTGGCAAGAAGTTCATACATTATTAATAATCATGTGTTTGGTTTGTATACTTGCGCAGGGTACCCCACGAATCAGAATTTCAACTACGATGCATTGGCACCATTGCTACAATTTCACCTAAACAATGCAGGTGATCCATTTGTTGGGAGCAGCTTCCGTCTAAATTCAACATCATTTGAAGTTAGTGTTCTTGATTGGTTCGCTAATTTGTGGGACATACAAAAGAATAAGTATTGGGGATACGTCACTACTGGTGGAACTGAGGCCAATCTTCACGCCATTTTAGTAGGGtcagtttcttcttcttcttattattattattaaaataaaaaggcGTATTATCCTAACGGCACATTGATCTATCTAGGAGAGAACAATTTCCTGATGGGGTTCTATATACTTCAGAAGATTCACATTATTCAATATTTAAAATAGCAAGAATATATCGAATGCAATGTGTTGAAGTTAAAACTCTTATCTCCGGTGAGATTGACTGTGCTGATCTAAAAGCTTCACTACTTCATCACAAGGACAGGCCAGCCATCATCAATCTTAACATAGGTTTTGCTTGCTCtcatcactttttttttctatttttcttttttcataagGCATTTCCTAACTTAGCAAGCTAAGAACTTTATCACAAATCTATTCTCAACATTTATTTAAACAGGCTATTGAGCTAATAATTAGATCaatcaatttaattatttgCTCTCATCTTTAACATATTATGAAATCAATAAATTTATGCACCTATTTCTGTAAAGGGTTTTTGTTATATGTATACAGGTACAACGATAAAAGGAGCTATTGATGACATTGATCTTGTAATAAAAACACTTGAAGAAAATGGTTTCAGTCGTGATAGATTCTACATTCACTGTGATGGAGCTTTATTTGGAATCATGCTCCCTTTTCTCAAAGCAGTGAGtcacaattataaataaaaataagcatGTACACCAGAATAAGTCATATttaataagaattttttttaattataagtcgtattttattttaaaaaaatttatttatatttttttaaaaaatttttaaaataaaatacgacttataattaaaaaaatccttGTTAAATATAGTTTATTCCAATGTACCTGTGTATTTTTGGAGACGATGATAAAGGTTGTCATTATTAAATAtgacttattttttttaatttataattaaaaaaatctttcaaaaagtCATGCTTgttgtttatatatttttatgtactCCTATATACTATTTGGAGATGATGATAATggattaaaattgattaaaaacgTGAGATTCAAAAAAGTTGAAGGGAGTTCGCCGGAGTAAGGCGAACTTGTtctaaaaaaaatgatatttaaaaaattaaagtttaaaagGTGTTTGGggaaatattaaattttttttattttatttcaaaaaaatcctCTTAAGCTTAAATATTACATGTGCGGATATTTGTATTTTCGTTTTCCATGCTTATTACATATGGTTAAACCAATTATACTCCCAAGATTTTATGTCGTTTAATTACGATTCATATGCTACTCACTAAATTTAGTGTAATTATGATTGAAAactctttatataaaaattaaattgttatTCCACAGGCATCAAAGATAATAAGTTTCAAGAAACCCATTGGAAGTGTGAGTGTTTCAGGGCATAAATTCTTGGGATGTCCAATTCCCTGTGGGGTTGTCATAACGCGTTCAGAATACATGAATGCGTCATCAAGCGATGTTGAAATCATTGGTTCAAGGGATGCAACAATCACAGGTAGTCGATGTGGACATGCTCCAATCTTCCTTTGGTATGCTATCAAAAAGAAAGGCTCAATAGGGATTCAAAACGAAGTGGAAAATTGCATAGCCAATGCACGTTATTTGCACAACCGACTAAGTGATGCTGGAATTGGTGCAATGTTAAATGAGCATAGCAACATTGTTGTGTTTGAGAGGCCTCTTGATCATCAATTTAGTCGTAGGTGGAACTTGGCATGCCAAGAGAACATTGCACACGTGGTGGTCATGCAGCATGTTACCATTCAAATGTTGGATTCTTTTGTTACTGAGTTTCTTCATAAACAATCATTTTCACGGTTCGAGGATTATGGCTCTTTTCAGCCTCTATGCATCGCAGAAAAAGTTGGCGCTGCAAATTGTTCTTGCTCAATGCACAATTTGATATCTTGATTGAAATTAATTATTCGTGTTGTGCTAGCATATTGTATACGAAGCTTACGATAATTAAGATATTGACATGTATGATTTTCGTAGGCCAATAACCTATAGTTAGTAATTCTGCCCTATTGAAACaccaataattaattatttatttgagagccactcaaataaaaatatctaaaatatttttttttaattttttttaacaattaaaatttataacatatgtaatcaattaaattatattatttctgtCATAATTAGATCGGACAAACtgatttagtaaaaaaattaatgaacaaaatcttaaacaaatttaaattaatactttttttataaaaaataactacaatatccctattatagaaaataatcaaaatatttttattatatatatatatactaattttaaaaatcttaaatctTAACTCTATGATAAtatagaaagaagaaaaagattagaatttagggtttttaatatatatatataatatgaatattttagttattttctataataaaaatattgtaatatttttttataaaaaaatattaatttagaccgatttaagatttgatttactaattttttggccaaatcaatttatctaatctaattttaataaaaataacacagtttaattagttatatatattaaattttaattattaaaaaatattttaaaaaaatattttaaatatttttatctaaagTTTCCTAATATTTTGTATTCTACCACCATTATTTTTTCACCTAATATACGGGCCCTTATAATAATAATGTACTAATACATTCACCCACTAATCATTTTGTATTCTAATTTCTACCACACCATTATTTCTTTACCTAATCTACGGGCCCTTTATAATAATGTACTACATATACACCCATTAATGTTTTGTATTCTACCATCGTTATTTCTTTACCTAATCTACGGGATCTGTATAATAATTGATATGATGATATATATGGtgaattttatcttattttcttcacgttattttttttttattaattgactttatattttttttaaatttgataaaagtgttatttttattatctttattaaatacacttcttcttctttaattttaaaactcTAATTCCTTTTAAATTCAATcacaattttcaatcaattaggataggattttaaatttgtttttacacttttaacttttaatttcaACAAGTacatttatcaattttttaattctCTCTTTTCTAATACTTCTTTTAGTATTTTGTATTTATGATTTAGattatatttcaaaaaaaaaaaagatgtcatgaaaaccaaaaaatattaagTTCGGAGAAAAGTAAGAGGATATGAATATGTATGGTAGATATAAATTTAGGACATAAATAAAATTCCTCTAGGTAAATAATGacatgaataataaaataattaattaatatttaagaCGAATgtgaatattaaaatatttattttattttatctcatTGTTATTtggataataatttaatattttttgtgataatataatagtttaatatgCTCTTACTAATACaccaactttttttttaaacgGGAAAAGAAGAGATGTATTTAGTGGGATGATAAAAATGACAATGTTATtaagttttaagaaaaatataacctcaattaaaaagaaaagagaaaataacataaaatttaaaactctgataaaaaaataatttatcaataattattatatatatcataaaaaataatttactcTTTATTTTAGAATAGATACAATAGaatttactatatatatattcatgATGGAGCATAGAGCATTCATTAATTTATGATGCCTGCATTTAAAGAGTTAATGCAGGTGAGTCGGTGACCCATTTCTAGGTAGCAATTGCTCTCTAAACTCAACTCATTTGAACCCATATATATGTAACAAATTATCTGAAATAAATGAATCATAAATTGCACATGTGATGATGTCCAATTACATGTGGAGTTCGTTGTAAAACAACTCTcttaggaataataaaaggaagATTCTATGGTATTTATAGTTGAAAAAAAGTATAGTATGCTGATTATATGTGTCAAGAGAAGAAGAGTGACACGTAATTTTATATGTTTGTTTCTACTTTACACTGTTATTTTTACACACATAGTCACAGTTACacataattttttgttttttattataaactaaattacagcataatattttaattaatttttgaaaagctgaaatttatttttgataatggattgaatttatttaatttttagacTTTTAACTGAATTTATAATAGTTGATATTTTATAGACCAAAGCTTGATTGAaatcatatataataaatatatataatttcttaaaacttaaaaagaatatatataacCCCTTCCGTAcagtaaaaaaaagatatacGACGCAActttttttaatgtaattttttataattaatatccATGACAcatcaaaatagaaaaaaaatattcttaaaaaattaagaataattttataaatcccGTAACATTGGTTATTATAAAAACTATTTCATAATATTCGCAAAAGCTactcaaataattaaaaattgagaaaaaaatttattactaaTAATAGTGTATAGAATAAACTAAGTGTGAGTAacagtaattttatttttgataaaattagaAGTTATGAGAATATGATATCTTCTTGCTTTTAAGAATTTgagtttaaatttatatttagtatataaaaaatattatgtacatattaaaattaattattatgtatttaatcataaatacatgtattgtatgtttaattaatttttaaattattttaaaaaatgatcACATTAAAAATcatttaccaaaaaaaaaacatttcttttaaaaaataagttatagaTTAAAAAATGAGAAATGATAATTTTATTCCTATTTTTTGATAAtgttactctatatataattttttttggtgtatctttttttttttactatacaggagttatatatataaagagcAAATAGCTATTTCTGACCATGAAAGATTTGGACGCTGACAAAATTgaccataaaaaattaaaattaaagttatatcCATATAAAATAAGTTTTGTTCGACAAAAATAACCAATTATTACATTTTTGTTCATAATTCCATAAACACTCCTAATCTTTCATTTCCCTTTATCTCTAAAACCAATCCTTAACCCTATCAATCTAACCCCGCtccctcttcctctttctttacTCTTCAACCTCACCATCCCCTTCCACCATCACCATCCCTTCCATCCCCCTTACCCTCCCTTTCCTGTCGACTATCACCAACTCTAACACCACTACCGCTTATATCTTTCCCC from Arachis stenosperma cultivar V10309 chromosome 9, arast.V10309.gnm1.PFL2, whole genome shotgun sequence encodes the following:
- the LOC130950346 gene encoding serine decarboxylase 1-like, with translation MALTPPPHTTTEEEQEHNNNNGCHMNLAISPNCTGEPLANLSAVINHYLHTLNHFNLRNLGYPTNQNFNYDALAPLLQFHLNNAGDPFVGSSFRLNSTSFEVSVLDWFANLWDIQKNKYWGYVTTGGTEANLHAILVGREQFPDGVLYTSEDSHYSIFKIARIYRMQCVEVKTLISGEIDCADLKASLLHHKDRPAIINLNIGTTIKGAIDDIDLVIKTLEENGFSRDRFYIHCDGALFGIMLPFLKASKIISFKKPIGSVSVSGHKFLGCPIPCGVVITRSEYMNASSSDVEIIGSRDATITGSRCGHAPIFLWYAIKKKGSIGIQNEVENCIANARYLHNRLSDAGIGAMLNEHSNIVVFERPLDHQFSRRWNLACQENIAHVVVMQHVTIQMLDSFVTEFLHKQSFSRFEDYGSFQPLCIAEKVGAANCSCSMHNLIS